From Rhodococcus sp. B7740:
CCCGAAGAGGATGGGCTCGCCGGGTACGTGCACGGATTGGTGATCGACAGAAGCGAAGCGGGCACCGGGCTCGGCGCGGCTTTGCTCGAGTGGGCGTCGGAGCAGACCCACCGGGAAGGACGCACGTTGCTGCGTCTGGACTGCGCCGAAACCAACGGTGCGTTGTGCAATTACTACCTGAATCAGGGTTTCCGCCACGTCGGCCGACACGAGTTCGCCGACGGCAGTGCGTGGTTCAGCGTGGCCCTGTTCGAGAAGTCGACCGATCGGTAGCCTGTCGTCGCTGGGAGAGAACCTCGTGGCCTGCGAAGCTGCTCAACCGATTCATCGAAACAGAGCGCGATGTGCCGTCGCACACCTTCGCTGCCGGCAACCCCTGTAAGGCAATCCGCGCCCTACCGTGAGATGACCTCGTGCAAGATCTTGTCGGAGTCCCCGACGAGCGTGTTCACGGCCACCCGCGCACCCCACCACATCCCCAGCCATCCGACCGCCGCGGCAACGGGAACGGACAGATACGCGAAGACACCGGGGAGAAGCAATGCCAGCAGCAGAGCGGGCACTACCGACAGCCCGAGTACAACTATTGCCAGCATGAGTAGGGCGAACGACCCTCCGTTGAACGACCCTCGGGTGTTCAACGAAAAGGCCTTGGTCGGTTCAGGAACCGGATAGGCGGCACGGACCGAGACCACGACGATGAGTCCTGCACTGACGCCGAGCATCGACAACGTCACCGAGATGGGGACTGCCAACCGGTCGAGTCCGAGGTCACCGAATACGCGGACGACCGCAGAGGACACGATCGCAAAGGGTGCCGTGACCATCAGCCACGCTATCTGCCGACCGCGGACGTCGTCGCGCAGAGCCTGCGGGATCATCACCAGGTGCCACATCGAACCGCCGTCGAGACCGTACAGATTCGATCCCGCGCCCATTGCCATGAAGATCACGATCCACGCACCCCAGGCTGCGCTGAACGGAATCGAATCGGTCACCAACGGACCGATACCTCCGAGCACCGCGAAGATGAGGACCGACAACAGCTGGCTCCGGCGACGCATATCGCCGCGCCACAGGCCCAGCTCACGCGTCACCACCGCGCCGACACGGGTGGCGCGCCAACCGCGATCGCCGTTGTGGCCGTTCGCTGCCATCTGCTTGCGCGACGCGCCGTACGAGGCGGAGACCCGTCCCTCGAAGAGCCGCAGCACAAGTCGCTGCCACGACCACACCAAGACGACATCGAGCAGCAGCAGTCCCGCCACTGCGGCGATCGCCATTATCCAGTTGCCGTCGAGCGCAGCGTCCACTCCGGTGATTCCCCAACTGAACGGTATCGAATGTGCCAGTGTCAGAGGCCATGTCACGTCACCCGACAGCACCCTGGAGAAGTTCTGGGTGATGGGGAACTGCAGGAAGTACAGTCCGCCGAACACCGCACCGAACGCCAGCAGAGCGAACTCTCGACTGCGCCGACTCTTCAGTAGCTGAGACATCGCCACGGTGACCACTCTGGACAGCGTCACGAAGAGCACGACGGTCGCAGGCCAGGCCACCAGGGCAAGCGGAAGTGCTGCGAGGGAACGCGATACGGCATAGATGGGGATCGACGCAGTCGCGATGACCGTCAACGGCACCACCATGCCGACACCCGACGTGGTCAACAACGCCCGCGCCAGGCGTGCGGGCTCCACCGAGAGCATCTGGAAGTGGCGGGGCTGGATGTTGTCGTCGGAGATCCCCGAGAGCACTGGGAACAGTACCCAGCTCAGGCCCATCAGCGTCAGCCCGAGGCTTGCGGTGCCGCCGACCAAGACCTGCGAAGCTCCATTGCGCGCGGACAACACACATGCCACAACGGCGACGACCAGCCCCAGCACCCCGAACACGGTTTTCACCACTGCTTGACCGCCCTTGAACTGCCTGCGGTAGAGCGTGATTCGCATCTGCAGAACGGTGCGACCGAGGGACGTCACGAGCGCATCCAGGACAGGCCGTCGGGGTTCTGCTCGCGAGTACCGACCAGGCGAACGAAGGCGTCGTCCAGGCTTCCGCCGGCGCGGACCTCGTCGACCGTTCCGACGGCCACGACGCGGCCGCCGGTGATGACGCCGACATGAGTGCAGAGTTGCTCGACGAGCGCCATCACGTGACTCGACAGGATCACCGAGCCTCCGGAGCGGACGAACTGGACCAGAATGGTGCGAATCGTGGTCGAGGAGATGGGGTCGACCGCCTCGAAGGGCTCGTCCAACACGAGCAGCCGGGGTCCGTGCAGCAGCGCCGAGGCCAGTCCGATCTTCTTGGTCATGCCCGCGGAGTAGTCGGCGATGACGGTTCCCCCGGCGTCGGCCAGATCCAACGCGTCCAACAGCTCGTCTCGACGCTGCGCGATCACGTCCTCGGGCATCGCGCGAAGTCGCCCGAAATACGTCAGGAGTTCGTGGCCGGTGAACTGGGACGGCAGAGCGAGGCCGTCGGGCAGCACTCCGAGTAGCTCTTTGGCGGCGATGGGATCGGCCCAGACATCGCGTCCGAACACCAGACTTCGGCCGTACTGCGGTCTGAGCAGACCGACCGCCATGGACAGACAGGTCGTCTTCCCTGCGCCGTTCGGGCCGACGAGCCCGAACATCGAACCGGGTGGAACCATCAGAGACAAGTCGTCGACGGCAACCTTGGGTCCGAACGCCATACACAGGTGCTCGATCAGCAGGGCAGCAGAATTCGTTTGCACAGATAAAAGACTAACCGGTATGGATCGGATCGTCACGTGGTCGGATTGACCGCGTCGGTACCATCTGGGCATGAATCGCACGGCAGTGGTGACCGGAGCCTCGTCGGGTATCGGACGCGCGGTTGCGCAGGCGCTCGTCGCCCGGGGATACCGAGTGATCGGCACCTCCCGCAATCCGGCCTCGATGACCGACGCGCAGCGAGCCACCGGTGTCGAGTATCGCGCTCTCGATCTCACCGATGCCGACTCGATCCGCACCTTCGTCGCCGATCTCGGGGACGTCGACGTCCTGGTCAACAACGCCGGTGAGAGTCAGTCCGGGCCCTTCGAGGAGCTACCGACCGATGCCATCGAGCGACTCTTCCAGTTGAACGTCTTCGGCGCAGTGACGCTGTCGCAAGGTGTCATTCCCGGTATGCGCGATCGTGGTTACGGCCGCATCGTGATGGTCGGATCGATGCTGGCCAGCTTCCCGCTTGCCTATCGCTCGTCCTACGCCTCCACGAAAGCCGCCATCAAGGGCTTCTCCGATGCGGCGCGTCTGGAACTCTCGCCCTTCGGTGTGTGGATGACCACCGTCGAGCCGGGCTCGATCAACACCGGAATCAGTGAGCGCCGAACCAAGTACATCGCACCGGATTCGGTCCATCGAGACGACTTCCACACCGCCATCTCGTCGCTGGACCGCAAGGAAGGAACCGGCATCTCCGCCGAGGACGTCGCCGAGGTAGTAGTGAAGGCCATCGAGGCCGACAAGCCGAAACCGTTGTACGCCAGAGGAAGCAATGCACCGGTCGTGTTTCTCGCGCGGCGGCTGCTGCCCGCGACCTTCATGGAGAAGACGATCGCGAAGATGTTCGGACTGAAGAGGTAGTTTGAACCGCTGACCTGCGGGAATACAGCTGGGTGAACTATTTCCCTCTCGACCTACTGTGGTAGAGACACTCGGTCTCGTCCTGGCAGCCACAGGCCTGATCGTCGCAGCACAGGTGATCTCGAAGAAGACGACACTCCCCGCGGCAGCGTTATTGACGCTCGCCGGCCTGGCCGTCTCGGCGTCGGCGTTGCCCGACATCGTTCTCGACCCCGAGCTCGTTCTGACCCTGGTGATTCCGCCGCTGCTCTACAGCGCCGCTCTGAACTCCTCCCTGATCGCCATCCGCCGCAACGTGTGGACCATCTTGAGTTTGTCGGTCGCCCTCGTCGTGGCGACGGCTGCCCTCGTCGGCGTCGGTCTGTGGTTGCTCGTTCCGGGGATCACGCTGGCCGCTGGTATGGCGCTCGGTGCCGCCGTGGCACCACCGGACCCGGTCGCGGCGCTGGCGGTGGGTCGACGCGCAGGCATCCCACCGAAACTGGTGACCCTGATAGAGGGCGAGGGGTTGCTGAACGACGCGACCGCACTGACGATGCTGACCGTGGCGATCGCCGCGATCTCGAGTCAGGACATGACAGCCACTCATGCCGGGGGATTGTTCGTGCTCGCCGCAGCAGGCGGCATCGTCGTCGGACTGATCGTCGCACTGGCGATTCGGCTGATACAGCGGTTCGTTCACGATTCGCTGCTGCTCAACATCGTCTCGCTGGCTACACCGTTCCTCGCGTACCTCGCGGCCGAAGAAGTGCATGCGTCCGGGGTGTTGGCCGTCGTCGTCGCAGCACTGGTGATCGGTCACCACACCCGTCACGCCATCTCCGGAGCCAGTCGCCTGCAGACCAGTGCCGTGTGGAGGCTGATCGATCTGCTTCTCGAGGGCTTCGTGTTCTTGTTGATCGGCGAGCAATTGCCCACCGTTGTCGGCGGCCTGTCGGCCTACTCGGGGACGACCATCGCCCTCGCAGTCACGGTGACGCTCGCCGGCGTCCTGTTGCTGCGGCCGCTGTGGCTCCTGACCACCGGGCTTTCCGCCCGCGAGGCGGTGGTGATGAGTTGGGCAGGCACTCGCGGAGTCATCACCGTCGCTGCCGTCTTCACGTTGCCGCTGACCATCGACTCGGGCGAGCCGTTCGAGAGCCGAGATCTGCTGCTGTTCTGTGCATTTCTCGTCGTGCTGGTGACGGTGATCGGTCAGGGATTGACTTTCGCTCCGCTGGTGCGCAGGTTGAACGTCGTGGCCGATCCCGCCGCAGAGGCACGTCTACGCAACGAAGCACGGGAGGGTTCGACGAAAGCCGCTCTGTCACAGTTGGACCGGATTGCGGACGAGGAGAACCTGGACGACGAGGGTCGCGAGATACTGCGCCGCGAGTTGGAGCACCGTATCGACCGCTACCATCGCCGTCTGGATCACCTCGACGAGTCCGAGATCGGCGATGCGGTCATCTCACCCGAGCAAATTGCCGCGATGACCACACGTCGCCGCATACTCGACGTCGAGCGGGAGGAGCTGCTGTGCTGGCGAGACGCCGGCCGGCTGCCGGACAACAGCATGCGGAGTCTCGAGCACGAACTCGATCACGAAGAGCATTCCTTCCGCCCGCATCGAGAGACCGACTAGCCGGCGATCGCCGCGGGCATCTCCCACACGATCACTTCGGCTCCGGTGGCGCTGCTCAGCTTCTGACCGCCGCCTCCGCTGACGCGCACGGCATCACCCTCGGCCAGTGGTCCGACGCCCTCGAGCATCGCTTCGCCCCGGGCGACGAAGATGTGCACGAACGGGGCGTCGGGTATCTCGACGGGAGCCTGCCCGGCCTGCAAGCGCGCCACGTGCATGGCGGCGTACTTGTTCTTGATGCGAATGGCCGCGTGGTCGGCGTGGTGTGCCATTCCTGATGCCACGGGAACCAAACCGCCACTGAGCAATTCGCCGTCGATCTCGAGCTGCTCGTAGCCGGGGGTGATGCCCTGTTCGTCGGGCACCACCCACATCTGCACGAAGCGAACGGGATCGCCGTGCTTGCCGGAGTACGAGCCGGCGGTCTCCCCGAGTCGCCACGAGTCGTTCTTCTCCGAGTGCAGGATTCCCGTGCCTGCGCTCATTCGTTGGGCGAGACCGGGGTAGATGACGCCGGTGTGACCCATCGAGTCCTGGTGCACCAGCGAGCCCTGCAGCACCCAGGTGACGATCTCCATGTCGCGGTGCGGGTGGGTGTCGAAACCCTGGCCGGGAACGACGATGTCGTCGTTGTTCACCATCAACACGCCGTGGTGGGTGTTGCCGCGATCGAAGTGGTTGCCGAAGGAGAAGGAGTGCTTGGAATCGAGCCAACCGATCTTGGTCTTGAATCGGTCATCGGCTCGCCGGACGTCGAGTGTGGTTGCTGCAGAGGTCATATCGTGTCCCTCGAATTCGTGGAGTGTGGGGGTCAGAGGACGTGCGAGCCGTACATCTCGCCGAGTGGATCGGCGATCAGTTCCAGGCGGGCACCGTCGGGGTCGCGGAAGTACAGCGAGACCTCGCTGTGCTCGATCAGTTCGACTCCGGCGTCGATGAGCTTGGTACGCAGGTGCTCCCACCTGGTGGGTTCGACACTGATCGCCACGTGGTGAAGGCCGCCGAGCACCTCGGCATACGGTCCGACGTCGAGTCCGGGAAAGTCGAAGAATGCCAACAGGTTGCTGTTCCCGATATCGAAGAAGAAGTGCGAAGAGCCCGGGTAGTCACGGTTCTCGATGAGCTCGGTGAGCGGGAACTCGAGCAGATCCTGATAGAAGCGGACCGTTGCTTCGACGTCACTGCTGACCAACGCGGTGTGGTGGAGGCCGCGAGCGGACGACGCCGGCCGTTCGCTTGCGGGCTTCAGGTGCTGAGTACGGATACGGTCCCGCTGCTCTTCGTGTTCCTGCGCGCGTCGTGTCTCTTCGGCAGTCATGTCGTCGGTCATCGCTGCACCCTCCGGGTCAAGTAGTTGCTTCGTCAACTACCGAGAAGAGTACACCCAGTAGTTGCGTTGTCAACTACTATGGACTCATGGACTCCCCACGGTGGCTCAGCCAGGAGGAACAGCTGGCCTGGCGCGCATACCTCGACGCCACTCGGCTGCTGCTTCGCGATCTCGACAATCAGCTCACGCGCGACTCCGGGATCTCGTTCACCGACTTCGAGCTGCTCGTGGTCCTTTCCGAAGCACCCGATCGCCGACGCCGCATGAGCGAACTCGCCGACGCCGTCACCACCACTCGCAGCGGCGTAACCAGGGCAATCAGCCGACTCGTCGACTGCGGTTGGGTCCGGCGCGTCAAATGCGACGACGACAAGCGGGGCATGTCCGCCGAACTCACCGAAGCCGGACTGAACACCCTCGCCGCAGCCAGTCCAGGGCACGTCGAGGCGGTGCGGAAGAACATGTTCGACCTCGTGGAGCCGAACGATCTCGCGGCCCTGACCCGGACTTTCTCGGCCATGCGGAACCACGCGTCGTGATCAGCCACATTCCCGGGGAGCAGCGCCATCACTGGTGGAACGAGTGGCTCGATTCCAAACAGTCCTTCCCCGCGACCGGTAACTACGACCTGGCGGCCAACGCGCACGGGTTGCTGATGGTGCACAACGAGGACACCGTCTTTCCCGGCGAAGGATTCGACTCGCACGAGCACCGGAACATGGAGATCCTCACCTGGGTGCTCGAGGGCACCCTCGAACACACGGACTCCGAGGGCAACAGCGGGCTGATCCGCCCCGGACTGATTCAACGCATGAGCGCAGGCACCGGCATCCGCCACACCGAACGCAACGCATCGAGTCTGACCAGCCGCGACAAGCTACGCGTCGTGCAGATGTGGATTCCACCGGATGCCGACGGACGGGTGCCGTCGTACGACGAGCTGGACGTGCGGGACGAGTTGGCATCCGGCGAGCTCGTCTGCGTCGCATCGGGAATGCCGGGCAGGACAGGACTACGCATCGGCAATCGCTTTGTGTCGCTTCATGTTGCGCGGCTCGCGCCGGGACAGTCGATCACCGTTCCCGACGCACCGTTCGGTCACGTCTTCGTCGCCGACGGTTCAGTGGTGTTCGAGGACATCGGCGATCTCGACCAGGGTGATGCGGTGCGGCTGACCGGTACCGGCGGACACCGTGTGACAGCATCGACGTCGAGCGAGATCATGATCTGGGAAATGCACGCCGAGTTCGCCTGAGGGAGTGTCGTCCATGCCGACCGTCATCACCGACGATGCCGTCACCCTGAACTATCTCGACGAGGGCAGGGGCCAGGCCGTGGTGCTCATCGCCGGCTTCTGCGCGCCCGCGACCACCTGGATGCTGCAACAGAAGACATTGGTGGCGAA
This genomic window contains:
- a CDS encoding GNAT family N-acetyltransferase, translated to MLTVELATAADAATILGLRHAAEDWLFAREIDQWTPREVPLSTVAAHIEAGEFYVARRDPSGPIVGALRLIWADPTIWPEEDGLAGYVHGLVIDRSEAGTGLGAALLEWASEQTHREGRTLLRLDCAETNGALCNYYLNQGFRHVGRHEFADGSAWFSVALFEKSTDR
- a CDS encoding ABC transporter ATP-binding protein; this encodes MAFGPKVAVDDLSLMVPPGSMFGLVGPNGAGKTTCLSMAVGLLRPQYGRSLVFGRDVWADPIAAKELLGVLPDGLALPSQFTGHELLTYFGRLRAMPEDVIAQRRDELLDALDLADAGGTVIADYSAGMTKKIGLASALLHGPRLLVLDEPFEAVDPISSTTIRTILVQFVRSGGSVILSSHVMALVEQLCTHVGVITGGRVVAVGTVDEVRAGGSLDDAFVRLVGTREQNPDGLSWMRS
- a CDS encoding SDR family oxidoreductase — protein: MNRTAVVTGASSGIGRAVAQALVARGYRVIGTSRNPASMTDAQRATGVEYRALDLTDADSIRTFVADLGDVDVLVNNAGESQSGPFEELPTDAIERLFQLNVFGAVTLSQGVIPGMRDRGYGRIVMVGSMLASFPLAYRSSYASTKAAIKGFSDAARLELSPFGVWMTTVEPGSINTGISERRTKYIAPDSVHRDDFHTAISSLDRKEGTGISAEDVAEVVVKAIEADKPKPLYARGSNAPVVFLARRLLPATFMEKTIAKMFGLKR
- a CDS encoding Na+/H+ antiporter, with protein sequence MVETLGLVLAATGLIVAAQVISKKTTLPAAALLTLAGLAVSASALPDIVLDPELVLTLVIPPLLYSAALNSSLIAIRRNVWTILSLSVALVVATAALVGVGLWLLVPGITLAAGMALGAAVAPPDPVAALAVGRRAGIPPKLVTLIEGEGLLNDATALTMLTVAIAAISSQDMTATHAGGLFVLAAAGGIVVGLIVALAIRLIQRFVHDSLLLNIVSLATPFLAYLAAEEVHASGVLAVVVAALVIGHHTRHAISGASRLQTSAVWRLIDLLLEGFVFLLIGEQLPTVVGGLSAYSGTTIALAVTVTLAGVLLLRPLWLLTTGLSAREAVVMSWAGTRGVITVAAVFTLPLTIDSGEPFESRDLLLFCAFLVVLVTVIGQGLTFAPLVRRLNVVADPAAEARLRNEAREGSTKAALSQLDRIADEENLDDEGREILRRELEHRIDRYHRRLDHLDESEIGDAVISPEQIAAMTTRRRILDVEREELLCWRDAGRLPDNSMRSLEHELDHEEHSFRPHRETD
- a CDS encoding pirin family protein, with the protein product MTSAATTLDVRRADDRFKTKIGWLDSKHSFSFGNHFDRGNTHHGVLMVNNDDIVVPGQGFDTHPHRDMEIVTWVLQGSLVHQDSMGHTGVIYPGLAQRMSAGTGILHSEKNDSWRLGETAGSYSGKHGDPVRFVQMWVVPDEQGITPGYEQLEIDGELLSGGLVPVASGMAHHADHAAIRIKNKYAAMHVARLQAGQAPVEIPDAPFVHIFVARGEAMLEGVGPLAEGDAVRVSGGGGQKLSSATGAEVIVWEMPAAIAG
- a CDS encoding VOC family protein, with amino-acid sequence MTDDMTAEETRRAQEHEEQRDRIRTQHLKPASERPASSARGLHHTALVSSDVEATVRFYQDLLEFPLTELIENRDYPGSSHFFFDIGNSNLLAFFDFPGLDVGPYAEVLGGLHHVAISVEPTRWEHLRTKLIDAGVELIEHSEVSLYFRDPDGARLELIADPLGEMYGSHVL
- a CDS encoding MarR family winged helix-turn-helix transcriptional regulator — translated: MDSPRWLSQEEQLAWRAYLDATRLLLRDLDNQLTRDSGISFTDFELLVVLSEAPDRRRRMSELADAVTTTRSGVTRAISRLVDCGWVRRVKCDDDKRGMSAELTEAGLNTLAAASPGHVEAVRKNMFDLVEPNDLAALTRTFSAMRNHAS
- a CDS encoding pirin family protein encodes the protein MISHIPGEQRHHWWNEWLDSKQSFPATGNYDLAANAHGLLMVHNEDTVFPGEGFDSHEHRNMEILTWVLEGTLEHTDSEGNSGLIRPGLIQRMSAGTGIRHTERNASSLTSRDKLRVVQMWIPPDADGRVPSYDELDVRDELASGELVCVASGMPGRTGLRIGNRFVSLHVARLAPGQSITVPDAPFGHVFVADGSVVFEDIGDLDQGDAVRLTGTGGHRVTASTSSEIMIWEMHAEFA